The window TACCAATGACATTGTAAAAGATTTAGGCAATGCGGTAGGCATTGACTTTTCCAAAAGATTTATGACCCAAGGACAGATAAAAAAAGATCATATCTTACACTAAAAGATAGGTTATTGCACAACAACTTTAGGATTAAAACAAAAAGCCTGAAACCTTTGATATGTACTAGGTTCAGGCTAATTTTTTAAGGGATTTGGTGTAAAAGTTAGGTCATTACATACAAAAAAGCTTTGCTGCCGTACTCGAAAATATGGCAAGGTACAGCAAAGGAATACTTATGTAAATAGTTTATCCAAAACAAGGTTAGTTTTATCTTGCTGGATATAATTGATGTGGTTCTACTACCCACTGAGTTTTTCTACCGGTTGAAAGCCACACGTTTTTAAAAACCTAACATTGTGTTCAAAATTGTTTAAAGCATCCAATGGGTCAATAAGGTCAAAGTTTAGTTCGCTTAATGTGGTTTTATCTATTTTAATCGATAATGTCGTTATGTTGTCAACTTTTCCTACCTGAGTGTCTAATACCTCTGTCTGAACGTTAATAATTGCGCTTCTTATCGGTAGTAATCCAAATACATTTCGTGCTATGCGCAGAGTAAGCCCTGATACATACTCCTTTACTATCACATAATAATCAGTCTTGTTGTATTTCCTTATAGAAAGCTTGCCAGTCTTGGTTAAAGTCTTGTAATGAGTCGGAATTACATCATTTATATTTATATTGCAGTCAATTATTAGGGTATCCCCATCGGAAGCTTGAAATTGAAAGGAACTTATAAATCCTGCCAATTCACTGCAAAATTGAATATCTTTTAATAGTGCCATATATGCCTTCGGATCTTTTTGCAGTATTGATTGAAATAATTTTCTTTGATCTTGCCAAGACTTATAGAGCTTTTTGTCATTTTCTATGGCTTTTTTTAGATCTTCCTCCAGTGCTTCTCTGCGTCTATTATCTAAAACTTTAAACACTTTTTCTAAAACATTAGGCTTGTAATTATCTAATTTCTTTAAAGCTGCCAATTCATTTGGTCCTTTTTCACCTGTATTAAAGGGCGCCGGCTCTTTGACCATTAATTCCCAGTCGTATTCATAATCACACTCTTTGTGAAAAGAAGTTATATAATTTATAAAATCATTAAATTCCGCCACTTCTCGGTAAGAATCAGTATGGTCTTGTCTGTTTGTTGACTGAGGCTTATTTTTTGAATTTGCATAATGACTTTTAGTGTAATAAAGCCCCGTCCCTGGTATGCCAATCGATGAGGTCCTTCTGCCCGTCGAACTTATCGTATATCTAGCACCTTTTTTTCCAAAACTAACACTTGCACTCTTTTTGCCTACATTTAATCGCATTCCCGGAGCTATCTTAACGCTTTTTCTAAATCTAAAGCCCATAATAACCCTCCGTTTAATTTAAATTAAATTATCTATTCAACCCCAAAGGCTTTAAAAACAGCATCCTTAGGATCTTGATAAAAAGATATTTGAAATTTTGCAAACAACTCAGGAGGAACTGTTCCTATGTCTGCCGCAGAAGACATAGGAAGTAAAACTTTTTTTGCTCCTGAATCAAAACACACTTGAAGAACATTTGCCAGTTCTTCTACTTTATTAATAGTTCCGCCTATGCTCATAGAACCTAGTACTACCATCTGGCTTTGCACCGGCTTGTTTAAAGCTCCTGAGCATAATGCAATAAATGCAGCTAGTGCCAACTCTGATGTAAGCCCTATGCCTTGAATATCTTCAACATGCATTAGATAATCTTTTTTTGATGTACTTATAGTGCCACTTATATTCTTGCTATTCGCTCTAAAGTATCTAAAAGCGGTTTCAATTGCTTCCTTCGCTTCTCTGTCTGAACCAAGACCTGTTTTTTCAAACTTACCAGTGCCACTTACTACCTCGGTTTCTATTTTATAGACTCCAATCATGCCCGACTTTCCACGACTGACAGTATATAAATGCCCAGGCTTACTTAATCCTTCTGGAATTATCTTGCCCCCGCCTTGTTCCGGCACAGATACAAATTTTTCTTCCATGGTTTCGATGTCTATATATGAAAAATGCACATCATAAAACTCCATGCCACCTATTTTCTTGAGCTGCTCCTTAACCCTTCTTCGACCCACTAAGGCATATCTTAATACTTCTTCTACATCTTCTTTTGAAAAGTTCCCATCCGGATAAATTAACTTAAGTAAACCTGATACAGTCTTTCTGACAGCAATTACATCCCTCTGATTTAAGTTGTTGCCTAGCCTAAAATATTTGTCAAAAGCATCAGTAAAAGATCTTTTCCTCATTTCTCGCATAAATTCAGACAAATAGTCGGTAATGAACCCATATTCATCGGTAAAATACTCGGGCCGCATTTTGGGTATTTCCCATCCGGGTAAATAATAGTGCATACGGTCAAAAAAAGCTGCATCATTAGCCATGGCTTCAGGGAATGGCTCAAATAAATGAGATGTTTTTAAAAGCACATCAACGCTCTGATTTATGTTTCCAATAAATACCATTGATGCATTTGCATTTTTTTCTTCCTTACCTCTTGCAAAAGATCCGGATGCCATAAAATCTTTCATAATCTGAATCCCATCTTGGTCTTTAAATTTTATCCCTGCCACTTCATCAAAGGCAACACAGTCCCATAGTCCAACAAGGCCGATTTGCCGTGTTGCCATGTTATAAAACAAATTCGCTACGGTAGTTTGTCCTCCGGATACCAATATAGAATTAGGCGAAATTTCTTTGTACAAATGAGATTTTCCTGTTCCTCGTGGTCCCAGCTCACAAAGATTATAGTTGTTTTCAATAAGTGGCACCATACGCTCAAGAATATGGCATTTTACTTTTTGTTCTAATTGCGTCGGTTCCATGCCAACAGATCGCATCAGAACATCTATCCACTCATCTTTTGAAAAATATTTTCTGCCTTCAAAAATTTCTTGCACATCCATATGAGGCATCTGAATAGGCGTAAGAGAGTCTATATTAAAAGGACTTGCGATCTTGTTTTCTTCATTGTAAAAGTAATTCATTTTTACAATGCACCAAATACCCCCCGCAAGAAGCTTATCAAACTTTTTTATATAATTAGGCGAAATTTCTACGCCTTTTATACCCAGGTTTGAGAACTCAGCTTGGTATATATCAAGTTTTTCATTGAGTTTTACTGTTATCATATCAATAACAGTATATCTGCCAAGTTCACGAATTTTTGATTTAACCTTTTCTGCTTCATCGGGTCTTACAAAGTTTTCTGCAAGAATATTTTTCACTGTCTCCA is drawn from Tepidanaerobacter syntrophicus and contains these coding sequences:
- a CDS encoding DUF4236 domain-containing protein, which produces MGFRFRKSVKIAPGMRLNVGKKSASVSFGKKGARYTISSTGRRTSSIGIPGTGLYYTKSHYANSKNKPQSTNRQDHTDSYREVAEFNDFINYITSFHKECDYEYDWELMVKEPAPFNTGEKGPNELAALKKLDNYKPNVLEKVFKVLDNRRREALEEDLKKAIENDKKLYKSWQDQRKLFQSILQKDPKAYMALLKDIQFCSELAGFISSFQFQASDGDTLIIDCNININDVIPTHYKTLTKTGKLSIRKYNKTDYYVIVKEYVSGLTLRIARNVFGLLPIRSAIINVQTEVLDTQVGKVDNITTLSIKIDKTTLSELNFDLIDPLDALNNFEHNVRFLKTCGFQPVEKLSG
- the brxL gene encoding protease Lon-related BREX system protein BrxL; this encodes MDELSKKLNKYFPGRVVRKDLTKKIKEGANVPVYVLEYLLGMYCATDDEDSINDGVETVKNILAENFVRPDEAEKVKSKIRELGRYTVIDMITVKLNEKLDIYQAEFSNLGIKGVEISPNYIKKFDKLLAGGIWCIVKMNYFYNEENKIASPFNIDSLTPIQMPHMDVQEIFEGRKYFSKDEWIDVLMRSVGMEPTQLEQKVKCHILERMVPLIENNYNLCELGPRGTGKSHLYKEISPNSILVSGGQTTVANLFYNMATRQIGLVGLWDCVAFDEVAGIKFKDQDGIQIMKDFMASGSFARGKEEKNANASMVFIGNINQSVDVLLKTSHLFEPFPEAMANDAAFFDRMHYYLPGWEIPKMRPEYFTDEYGFITDYLSEFMREMRKRSFTDAFDKYFRLGNNLNQRDVIAVRKTVSGLLKLIYPDGNFSKEDVEEVLRYALVGRRRVKEQLKKIGGMEFYDVHFSYIDIETMEEKFVSVPEQGGGKIIPEGLSKPGHLYTVSRGKSGMIGVYKIETEVVSGTGKFEKTGLGSDREAKEAIETAFRYFRANSKNISGTISTSKKDYLMHVEDIQGIGLTSELALAAFIALCSGALNKPVQSQMVVLGSMSIGGTINKVEELANVLQVCFDSGAKKVLLPMSSAADIGTVPPELFAKFQISFYQDPKDAVFKAFGVE